The following are encoded in a window of Astyanax mexicanus isolate ESR-SI-001 unplaced genomic scaffold, AstMex3_surface scaffold_46, whole genome shotgun sequence genomic DNA:
- the LOC125795255 gene encoding uncharacterized protein LOC125795255, translating into MTTVLVIGFQPGLGVPPVPGPSSVPSPSSAPAPSSAPDPSSRPTCRPTPSSQPTPESQSTPESRPGPSCQLSPASQLAPCADQEEEGDDGELCNDPRCAKLLRQYKEKLLAAEKAAQGPVACTGPCTNPECLIKDGELAKLVRLFKSSPSLKTRKKLSRRQEFAKGDNPKYEKMLIKFSSFCSGCNPSAKKKDNVATAVSHVRRFLIFVGQGKLLRGDFSFLKESSCIGNWTTMLAEDNLKSTTIKIHLINLKKFLNYLSHMPISETKLSGMDFRRLQLEIQARLKDLSVSVTTHRQKIRKQLRQNIVSKKDLREFRAEVRKLLQKKLRALQGDPNWSTLEQVFGLLSGYFISFSGHRRGVLQNMLVSEVQEADFEGTKGIIEVQSHKSASTYGHAQLSITQEEYSWFTSLLDIREGLPGGESPYFFFNRAGGPCKRLLGMFQTEWTRMGFGGIFTFKNLRTSVVHHNKDISPKKRQRIHRAMCHSEAVASKFYTAQPSAVEAAEVREFQEGPDTSPPRPSTSLHTDEPLSTAKRSRRRLFVRSSSSSSSSEMEFLEKGYRSDVSGASSESIPIQSSSQMVSLDTAPSRDPLILQSPVKPLLSTSNYHIIGQDPSPGHCYLGHPIRVHVNDVPLITSQTSPRVKLVRVDEGRHKIVTSINSSSDEDNVLSSEVIPSFTF; encoded by the exons ATGACAACGGTGCTGGTCATCGGTTTCCAGCCAGGCTTGGGTGTCCCTCCGGTTCCCGGCCCTTCATCAGTACCCAGCCCTTCATCAGCACCCGCCCCTTCATCAGCACCCGACCCTTCATCCCGACCCACCTGCCGACCCACCCCATCATCCCAGCCCACCCCAGAGTCGCAATCCACCCCAGAGTCCCGACCCGGCCCTTCATGCCAGCTCTCCCCGGCATCACAGCTCGCCCCATGTGCTGATCAGGAGGAAGAAGGTGACGATGGAGAGCTCTGCAATGACCCCCGCTGTGCCAAGCTGCTCCGCCAATACAAAGAAAAGCTCCTTGCTGCAGAAAAGGCTGCTCAGGGACCGGTGGCATGTACGGGGCCATGCACCAACCCTGAGTGCCTTATTAAGGATGGCGAACTGGCAAAATTAGTTCGTCTTTTTAAAAGCAGCCCATCCCTTAAGACGAGGAAAAAGCTTTCTCGGCGCCAGGAGTTTGCGAAGGGTGACAATCCAAAGTATG AGAAAATGCTCATCAAGTTCTCGAGCTTCTGCAGTGGCTGCAATCCTTCTGCAAAGAAGAAAGACAATGTGGCCACTGCAGTGTCTCATGTGAGACGTTTTTTAATTTTCGTCGGGCAGGGGAAGCTTCTGAGAGGGGACTTCTCCTTCCTGAAGGAGTCGTCCTGCATTGGGAA TTGGACTACAATGCTGGCTGAGGACAACCTGAAGTCCACTACAATTAAGATCCATCTAATAAACTTGAAAAAGTTTCTTAATTATCTTTCACACATGCCAATAAGTGAAACCAAACTTAGTGGGATGGACTTCAGGCGCCTCCAGCTTGAAATCCAAGCCCGGCTGAAGGACCTCTCTGTGTCTGTGACTACTCACAGACAGAAAATCCGCAAGCAGCTTCGAC AAAACATTGTGTCTAAAAAGGACCTGAGGGAGTTCCGGGCAGAGGTCCGGAAATTGCTTCAGAAGAAACTGA GAGCACTGCAGGGTGATCCAAACTGGTCAACTTTGGAGCAGGTGTTTGGCCTGCTCTCAGGCTACTTCATCTCGTTTTCTGGGCACCGCCGGGGGGTCCTCCAGAACATGCTGGTTTCCGAAGTCCAGGAGGCCGACTTCGAGGGCACCAAGGGCATCATAGAG GTGCAGAGCCATAAGTCGGCCAGCACCTATGGCCATGCCCAGTTATCAATCACCCAAGAGGAGTACTCTTGGTTTACCAGCCTCCTGGACATTCGTGAGGGGCTTCCCGGCGGTGAATCGCCATACTTCTTTTTCAACAGGGCTGGGGGGCCTTGCAAAAGGCTGCTCGGTATGTTCCAGACAGAATGGACCAGGATGGGGTTCGGCGGGATTTTTACCTTCAAAAATTTGCGAACTTCCGTCGTCCATCAT AACAAGGACATCAGCCCTAAGAAGAGGCAGCGCATTCACAGGGCGATGTGCCATTCTGAGGCAGTGGCCTCAAAATTTTACACAGCACAGCCATCTGCTGTTGAGGCCGCCGAGGTGCGCGAGTTCCAAGAAGGCCCTGATACTTCCCCTCCCAGGCCATCAACATCTCTTCACACAGATGAGCCCTTGAGCACTGCGAAGAGGTCTAGGAGGAGGCTTTTTGTCAGGAGCTCTTCCTCTTCGTCCTCTTCCGAGATGGAGTTCCTGGAGAAGGGATACCGGTCCGATGTCTCCGGGGCTTCATCCGAGTCGATTCCAATCCAAAGTTCCTCCCAAATGGTGTCCTTGGATACGGCCCCCTCCAGGGATCCACTCATTTTGCAGAGCCCTGTCAAGCCTCTCCTGTCCACT TCCAATTACCACATCATTGGCCAGGATCCGTCACCTGGCCACTGCTACCTGGGACATCCAATTAGGGTTCATGTCAATGATGTCCCACTCATCACTAGCCAGACATCCCCGAGGGTGAAGCTGGTCCGCGTGGACGAGGGGCGTCACAAAATTGTCACCAGCATAAACAGCAGCAGTGACGAAGACAATGTTCTGTCTTCAGAAGTTATTCCTTCATTcactttctag